One Hevea brasiliensis isolate MT/VB/25A 57/8 chromosome 5, ASM3005281v1, whole genome shotgun sequence genomic region harbors:
- the LOC110667636 gene encoding uncharacterized protein LOC110667636 isoform X2, whose amino-acid sequence MAKFNVVQKRRREQVAERKRAIRGDPVTGKLKNKPQPLSASGKRKRKLLKKWRREQKEAIEKGLVTMQDVEMAAAEVEDTSKSASKSPAKFHVKKGLKLKQLKCSGKKKGKSKPAAEASVDAMVE is encoded by the exons ATGGCGAAGTTCAATGTGGTgcagaaaagaagaagagagcaAGTAGCAGAGAGGAAAAGAGCGATCCGTGGAGACCCAGTTACTGGGAAGCTCAAGAATAAGCCTCAGCCCCTCTCTGCCTCTGGAAAGCGCAAACGCAAGCTCCTAAAGAAATGGCGCAGG GAGCAGAAGGAGGCTATAGAGAAAGGTTTGGTCACCATGCAAGATGTGGAGATGGCTGCCGCTGAAG TTGAAGATACATCCAAGAGTGCCAGCAAATCCCCAGCAAAATTTCATGTGAAGAAAGGCCTGAAGCTGAAGCAGTTAAAGTGCAGTG GTAAGAAAAAAGGGAAATCCAAGCCTGCTGCTGAAGCTTCAGTGGACGCAATGGTAGAATGA
- the LOC110667669 gene encoding uncharacterized protein LOC110667669 has protein sequence MGKVGVEEEQPLPTSDDSSQQNVQRRSFGCCGCGFKRIYRLIRLRCVLVLLLSVALFLSAVFWLPPFLHFADQGDLDLDPRFKNHDIVASFNVRNSIPFLEDNILQLVDDVFYEISSPSIKVAILSLEPSVEPNTTTVVFGVDPDAKNSKLSSTTQSLIRATFEFLVVNQSFSLTKSLFGDPFSFEVQKFPGGITIIPPQSAFLLQKVQIRFNFTLNFSIYQIQVNFAELTSQLKSGLHLAAYENLYISLSNSKGSTVAPPTTVQSSVVLAVGNTPSMQRLKQLAQTIRGHSRNLGLNNTVFGKVKQVRLSSILPHSLHGGEGSPSPSPTPLPHPHHHHHHHHHHHHHNTYMAPVISPAPATQKGSPAPFEHLPGPPKNPPAPQNSKAKPPDCQLGRNRRFPGNGRKRSYITPMVSPNIAPHFPSPSPEPHINHPAVSPTPAPISQTVPASSPLPNVVFAHVQPPSKPKSGEAHSDALPPVSLLPSQSPSYSSTGFAAVRWAISLSLAVVLLHL, from the exons ATGGGAAAGGTTGGTGTTGAAGAGGAGCAGCCATTGCCTACCAGTGATGATAGTTCTCAGCAAAATGTACAGAGGAGATCCTTTGGATGTTGTGGTTGTGGGTTTAAACGCATTTATAGGCTCATTCGGCTCAGATGTGTATTGGTGCTTCTGTTGTCTGTGGCTTTGTTTCTCTCTGCTGTCTTCTGGCTACCTCCCTTCCTTCACTTTGCAGATCAGGGAGATCTGGATCTTGATCCCAGGTTTAaaa ATCACGATATAGTAGCAAGTTTCAATGTCAGAAATTCAATTCCCTTTCTGGAAGACAATATCTTGCAGCTTGTGGACGATGTTTTTTATGAGATAAGCTCTCCTAGCATCAag GTGGCTATATTGTCTCTAGAACCTTCAGTGGAACCAAACACAACAACGGTTGTGTTTGGGGTTGATCCTGAtgcaaaaaattcaaaattatcaTCAACTACTCAAAGTCTTATCAGGGCCACTTTTGAGTTTTTGGTTGTAAATCAATCATTCAGCTTGACTAAATCCTTATTTGGGGATCCATTCTCTTTCGAGGTGCAAAAATTCCCTGGAGGGATCACTATAATTCCACCACAGAGTGCGTTTCTTCTGCAGAAAGTGCAAATACGATTCAACTTCACTTTGAACTTCTCTATTTATCAAATACAAGTAAATTTTGCTGAACTAACAAGTCAGCTGAAGTCAGGCCTACATCTAGCGGCTTATGAG AACTTGTACATAAGTTTATCAAACTCCAAAGGTTCAACGGTGGCTCCCCCTACTACTGTTCAGTCATCTGTTGTATTGGCTGTTGGGAATACTCCCTCAATGCAAAGGTTAAAGCAACTGGCTCAAACCATAAGAGGTCATTCAAGGAACCTTGGTCTGAATAACACTGTTTTTGGTAAAGTTAAGCAAGTGCGTCTTTCATCTATCTTGCCACATTCACTCCATGGTGGCGAAGGCAGTCCCTCACCTTCTCCTACCCCTCTCCCTCATCCCCACCACCATCACCATCACCACCATCACCATCACCACCACAACACATATATGGCTCCTGTAATTTCGCCTGCACCTGCCACTCAGAAAGGTTCCCCTGCACCCTTTGAACATTTGCCTGGCCCACCGAAAAATCCACCTGCTCCTCAGAATAGTAAAGCAAAGCCTCCTGATTGCCAACTTGGGCGTAATAGGAGGTTTCCAGGGAATGGCAGAAAGCGATCTTACATAACCCCTATGGTTTCACCAAATATTGCTCCTCACTTTCCTTCTCCCTCGCCAGAACCTCACATCAATCACCCTGCAGTGTCACCAACACCTGCGCCAATCTCCCAAACAGTTCCTGCATCTAGTCCTTTGCCAAATGTTGTTTTTGCCCATGTCCAGCCTCCATCAAAGCCAAAATCAGGAGAAGCACATTCGGATGCACTGCCACCAGTTTCACTGTTACCATCACAATCACCATCTTATT CATCTACAGGTTTTGCTGCTGTTCGATGGGCAATTTCACTATCCCTAGCTGTTGTACTACTACATTTAtaa
- the LOC110667670 gene encoding transcription elongation factor SPT6 homolog, whose translation MGKNIVSDEEDEVELEDYDREPVDADAVDHEDDDEEDEEGQDEYEKDDFIVDDVEEEEEVDEEEERADSDEERHKKRKKKKKRESADVLDEDDYELLRDNNAFHHRPKDSKKFKRLKKAQRDSDEERFGFSDEEFDGSGKGGRTAEEKLKRTLFGDDEGVPLEDIAEEEQEAEEEEDGDIGEEDEMADFIVDEEVDENGAPMRRKKLKRKKSRQAPGVTSSAIQEAQELFGDVDDFLLRRKRDLESSEWKETRLDKEFEPTVLSEKYMTEKDEEIRMTDIPERMQISEEGTGSPPTDEISITEEGSWIYNQLANGTVPLFPKRRDEAHEEEQDLPLNRDDIIRFLELHHVQKLDVPFIAMYRKEECSSLLKDPENLEVDDENHDKSDRAPMLKWHKVLWAIQDLDRKWLLLQKRKTALELYYNKRFEEESRRIYDETRLNLNQQLFVSILKSLKDAESEREVDDVDAKFNLHFPPGEAGVDEGQYKRPKRRSQYSTCSRAGLWEVASKFGCSAEQLGMGLSLEKMGEILENAKETPEEMASNFTCAMFETPQAVLKGARHMAAVEISCEPSIRKYVRSMYMENAVVSTSPTPDGNVAIDSFHQFAGVKWLREKPINKFEDAQWFLIQKAEEEKLLQITFKLPEKYMNKLIGDCNEHYLSDGVSKSAQLWNEQRTLILKDALYTYLLPSMEKEARSLLTSRAKSWLLWEYGKALWNKVSVGPYQRKENDVSSDDEAAPRVMACCWGPGKPATTFVMLDSSGEVLDVLYAGSLTLRSQNINDQQNKKNDQQRVLKFMTDHQPHVVVLGAVNLSCTRLKDDIYEIIFKMVEENPRDVGHEMDELSIVYGDESLPRLYENSRISSDQLAGQPGIVRRAAALGRYLQNPLATVATLCGPAREILSWKLSSLENFLNPDEKYAMVEQVMVDVTNQVGLDINMATSHEWLFAPLQFIAGLGPRKAASLQRSLVRAGAIFTRKDFVTVHGLGKKVFVNAVGFLRVRRSGLAASSSQFIDLLDDTRIHPESYGLAQEMAKDVYEMDNGDTNDDDEALEMAIEHVRDRPNLLKNLDLDVYLHDKKRENKKETFKYIQLELIQGFQDWRKQYKEPSQDEEFYMISGETEDTLAEGRIVQATVRRVQGGRAICVLESGLTGMLTKEDYADDWRDMPELSDRLHEGDILTCKIKSIQKNRYQVFLVCREREMRSNRYQQVRNLDPYYHEDRSSLQSEQEKARKEKELAKKHFKPRMIVHPRFQNITADEAMEFLSDKDPGESIIRPSSRGPSYLTLTLKVYDGVYAHKDIVEGGKEHKDITSLLRIGKTLKIGEDTFEDLDEVMDRYVDPLVAHLKAMLSYRKFRRGTKAEVDEQLRIEKSDYPMRIVYSFGISHEHPGTFILTYIRSTNPHHEYVGLYPKGFKFRKRMFEDIDRLVAYFQRHIDDPMHESAPSIRSVAAMVPMRSPATGGSSGASMGSGWGGSANDGGWRGQSFDRDRSSVPGARTGRNDYRSRDSHQSGLPRPYGGQGHGRGSYNSRGNNNSNDRQDSGYNNSRWDSDAKGGDRGWGSFPGSKVQNSPGREAFPGGWGSGGGGGSDNGSSGWGTGFKRGSSQSESGNDGWSGGGSGGW comes from the exons ATGGGCAAAAACATAGTCTCTGATGAAGAAG ATGAGGTCGAGCTCGAAGACTATGACAGGGAACCTGTCGACGCTGATGCAGTGGACCACGAGGATGACGATGAGGAAGATG AGGAAGGGCAAGATGAATATGAGAAGGATGATTTTATAGTAGATGatgttgaggaagaagaagaagtagatgaagaagaagagagggcagACAGTGATGAAGAAAGGCacaaaaagaggaagaaaaagaaaaaaag AGAATCTGCGGATGTCCTTGATGAAGATGATTATGAGCTCCTTCGAGACAACAATGCTTTCCACCACCGACCAAAG GATAGCAAAAAATTTAAACGGTTGAAAAAAGCTCAGAGGGATTCTGATGAGGAGCGCTTTGGTTTTTCTGATGAGGAGTTTGACGGAAGTGGTAAAGGTGGGCGAACAGCTGAAGAGAAACTTAAGCGCACCTTATTTGGTGATGATGAAG GAGTTCCCCTTGAGGATATTGCCGAAGAGGAGCAGGAGGcagaggaggaagaagatggagacATTGGCGAGGAGGATGAAATGGCTGACTTTATTGTGGACGAAGAAGTTGATGAGAATGGAGCTCCAATGAG ACGGAAGAAGCTGAAGAGAAAGAAATCTAGGCAGGCACCAGGAGTTACATCATCTGCTATACAGGAAGCTCAGGAACTATTTGGTGATGTTGATGACTTCCTGCTGCGACGCAAGCGAGATTTAGAATCTAGCGAATGGAAGGAAACCAGATTGGATAAGGAATTTGAACCTACTGTACTTTCTGAGAAGTATATGACTGAGAAAGATGAGGAGATTCGGATGACCGATATTCCAGAAAGAATGcag ATATCTGAGGAAGGCACTGGTTCTCCTCCAACTGATGAAATCAGTATAACAGAAGAGGGAAGCTGGATATATAATCAACTTGCAAATGGTACGGTGCCCTTGTTTCCTAAGAGAAGAGATGAGGCACATGAAGAAGAGCAGGATTTGCCTTTAAACAGGGATGACATCATTCGATTTTTGGAATTGCACCATGTTCAGAAGCTAGAT GTCCCCTTCATTGCTATGTATAGAAAGGAGGAATGTTCAAGCCTATTGAAAGATCCTGAGAACCTTGAAGTTGATGATGAGAATCATGATAAATCTGACAGGGCACCTATGCTGAAGTGGCACAAG GTGCTTTGGGCAATTCAGGACTTGGATAGGAAGTGGTTACTTCTTCAAAAACGAAAGACTGCTCTCGAATTGTATTATAATAAGCGATTTGAAGAAGAATCTCGACGAATATATGATGAGACAAGACTCAATTTAAATCAGCAGCTTTTTGTTTCCATTCTTAAGTCGCTCAAGGATGCGGAATCGGAAAGAGAGGTTGATGATGTTGATGCAAAGTTTAACTTGCATTTTCCTCCAGGTGAGGCAGGTGTTGATGAAGGACAGTATAAGAGGCCCAAAAGGAGATCCCAATATAGTACCTGCAGCAGGGCTGGACTATGGGAAGTTGCAAGCAAGTTTGGGTGCAGTGCTGAGCAACTTGGAATGGGCTTGTCCTTAGAAAAGATG GGGGAAATATTGGAGAATGCTAAGGAAACACCAGAGGAGATGGCGTCAAACTTTACATGTGCAATGTTTGAAACTCCCCAAGCGGTTCTTAAAGGGGCCAGGCACATG GCTGCGGTTGAAATAAGCTGTGAGCCAAGTATCAGAAAATATGTCCGTAGTATGTACATGGAAAATGCTGTGGTATCCACAAGCCCAACGCCAGATGGAAATGTTGCAATAGATTCTTTTCATCAATTTGCGGGTGTGAAGTGGTTGCGTGAAAAACCAATTAACAAATTTGAGGATGCTCAATGGTTTCTCATTCAAAAGGCTGAAGAAGAGAAGCttcttcaaataacttttaagctTCCAGAAAAATACATGAATAAGTTGATTGGTGACTGCAATGAGCATTATCTTAGTGATGGTGTTAGTAAGTCTGCTCAACTCTGGAATGAGCAGAGGACATTGATATTGAAGGATGCTCTGTACACTTATTTGTTAccttcaatggagaaagaagcaaGATCCTTGTTAACAAGTAGAGCTAAAAGCTGGTTGCTTTGGGAGTATGGAAAGGCTTTGTGGAATAAAGTTTCTGTGGGTCCATATCAACGCAAAGAAAATGATGTTTCTTCAGATGATGAAGCTGCACCAAGGGTCATGGCCTGCTGCTGGGGCCCTGGGAAGCCAGCAACCACTTTTGTGATGCTAGATTCATCAGGGGAGGTGCTAGATGTACTTTACGCTGGGTCCCTCACCTTGCGTTCTCAAAATATTAATGACCAGCAAAATAAGAAAAATGACCAGCAACGTGTTTTGAAGTTCATGACTGATCACCAACCACATGTTGTGGTTTTAGGAGCTGTGAATTTGTCTTGTACTAGGCTGAAGGATGATATATATGAG ATCATTTTTAAGATGGTGGAGGAAAATCCGAGAGATGTTGGACATGAGATGGATGAATTAAGCATTGTGTATGGTGATGAGTCTCTGCCTCGCCTTTATGAAAATTCTCGGATTTCTTCTGACCAACTAGCTGGGCAGCCAG GCATTGTTAGGCGGGCTGCTGCTCTTGGCCGTTATCTGCAAAATCCGTTGGCAACAGTTGCAACACTCTGTGGACCAGCAAGGGAGATTTTGTCTTGGAAGCTCAGCTCGTTGGAGAATTTTCTCAACCCTGATGAGAAATATGCAATGGTTGAACAGGTTATGGTAGATGTTACTAACCAGGTAGGGCTCGATATTAATATGGCTACAAGCCATGAATGGTTATTTGCCCCTTTACAGTTCATTGCTGGGCTTGGCCCTAGAAAGGCAGCATCTTTACAGAGGTCTCTGGTGAGGGCTGGAGCAATTTTCACTAGAAAAGACTTTGTGACAGTACATGGACTCGGTAAAAAGGTGTTTGTTAATGCAGTTGGTTTCTTGCGTGTCCGGCGTAGTGGTTTAGCTGCAAGCAGCAGCCAATTTATTGATTTATTGGATGATACGAGGATACATCCAGAATCTTACGGACTGGCACAGGAGATGGCTAAGGATGTTTATGAAATGGACAATGGTGACACAAATGATGATGATGAGGCACTGGAAATGGCAATAGAGCATGTTAGAGACCGAcctaatttattgaaaaaccttgATCTTGATGTGTATCTCCATGATAAGAAGCGTGAAAATAAGAAGGAGACTTTCAAGTATATACAATTAGAATTGATACAGGGTTTTCAGGATTGGCGTAAACAGTATAAAGAACCAAGTCAGGATGAGGAATTTTATATGATATCAGGTGAAACTGAGGATACCCTTGCTGAAGGGAGAATAGTACAGGCTACCGTTCGCAGGGTGCAAGGTGGAAGGGCAATATGTGTGCTGGAATCTGGATTGACTGGTATGCTTACAAAGGAAGACTATGCAGACGATTGGAGGGATATGCCTGAGTTGTCTGACAGGCTGCATGAAGGTGACATACTCACTTGCAAGATCAAATCAATCCAAAAGAATAGATATCAGGTGTTTTTAGtttgtagagagagagagatgaggagTAATCGATATCAGCAGGTCCGAAACCTTGATCCATATTACCATGAAGATCGAAGTAGTCTTCAGAGTGAGCAAGAAAAGGCTCGCAAAGAGAAGGAGCTTGCAAAGAAACACTTTAAGCCTAGGATGATTGTTCACCCTCGCTTCCAGAACATAACAGCTGACGAAGCAATGGAG TTTTTATCTGACAAGGATCCTGGAGAAAGTATCATTCGTCCAAGTTCTCGTGGGCCATCGTATTTAACTCTAACTCTTAAGGTTTATGATGGAGTTTATGCTCACAAAGATATAGTTGAAGGTGGAAAGGAACACAAGGACATTACAAGTTTACTTCGAATTGGTAAGACCCTGAAAATTGGGGAGGACACTTTTGAGGATTTGGATGAG GTAATGGACCGGTATGTTGATCCCTTGGTGGCTCATCTAAAGGCAATGCTAAGTTATCGCAAGTTCAGAAGGGGCACTAAAGCAGAAGTTGATGAGCAACTCAGGATTGAGAAATCGGATTATCCTATGAGGATAGTTTACTCTTTTGGGATTTCTCATGAACATCCAGGCACTTTTATTCTGACTTACATTAGGAGCACAAATCCACATCACGAGTACGTTGGTCTATATCCCAAGGGATTCAAGTTTCGGAAAAGGATGTTTGAAGACATTGATCGGCTTGTGGCATATTTTCAGAGGCACATTGATGATCCCATGCATGAATCTGCACCGTCTATTAGATCAGTTGCTGCCATGGTACCAATGCGAAGCCCTGCAACTGGGGGCTCTTCAGGGGCATCCATGGGTAGTGGCTGGGGTGGTTCTGCAAATGATGGTGGCTGGAGAGGCCAGTCTTTTGACAGAGATCGTTCTTCTGTGCCAGGCGCCAGAACAG GCCGAAATGATTATAGAAgtcgagacagtcatcagagtgGGTTACCAAGGCCATATGGTGGGCAAGGACATGGTCGTGGCTCTTATAACAGCAGAGGAAATAACAATAGCAATGACAGGCAGGATTCTGGTTATAATAATTCCAGATGGGATTCAGATGCCAAGGGTGGTGATAGAGGTTGGGGCAGTTTCCCTGGTTCTAAGGTCCAGAATTCACCTGGAAGGGAGGCTTTTCCTGGTGGCTGGGGAAGTGGTGGTGGCGGCGGCTCTGACAATGGGAGTTCTGGTTGGGGTACTGGCTTCAAAAGAGGTTCTTCACAATCAGAGTCTGGTAATGATGGATGGTCTGGAGGTGGAAGTGGTGGTTGGTGA
- the LOC110667636 gene encoding uncharacterized protein LOC110667636 isoform X1, with translation MAKFNVVQKRRREQVAERKRAIRGDPVTGKLKNKPQPLSASGKRKRKLLKKWRREQKEAIEKGLVTMQDVEMAAAEVSVEDTSKSASKSPAKFHVKKGLKLKQLKCSGKKKGKSKPAAEASVDAMVE, from the exons ATGGCGAAGTTCAATGTGGTgcagaaaagaagaagagagcaAGTAGCAGAGAGGAAAAGAGCGATCCGTGGAGACCCAGTTACTGGGAAGCTCAAGAATAAGCCTCAGCCCCTCTCTGCCTCTGGAAAGCGCAAACGCAAGCTCCTAAAGAAATGGCGCAGG GAGCAGAAGGAGGCTATAGAGAAAGGTTTGGTCACCATGCAAGATGTGGAGATGGCTGCCGCTGAAG TTTCAGTTGAAGATACATCCAAGAGTGCCAGCAAATCCCCAGCAAAATTTCATGTGAAGAAAGGCCTGAAGCTGAAGCAGTTAAAGTGCAGTG GTAAGAAAAAAGGGAAATCCAAGCCTGCTGCTGAAGCTTCAGTGGACGCAATGGTAGAATGA